Genomic segment of Tachysurus fulvidraco isolate hzauxx_2018 chromosome 22, HZAU_PFXX_2.0, whole genome shotgun sequence:
tttacaactgtgtttaaacattatttgttttaattgaataaTTCGATAattgatcattattattattattattattattattattattattattattattatcaattatcgaattattcaaatacacacaaacacaaaacaaacaaattattcaaatacacacaaacacaaaacaaacaaattattcaaatacacacaaacacaaaatatgatTTACTTTTAAGAGAATAAAAACTGACCTGAGAGTAAGACATGATAATttcctctttccctccatccctcTGTTTTTCAGGCTTCTGCACCGATACGGGCTGAAATGAGATCTTCACCATTTTCCCCTCTTTCTTTGTATCTCGCAGGTCGCTGTGGTGCTGAGGAGAGGAGCTGATACACTGCAAGGATGCGAGGCGCTTGATGTGAGCCACTGAACTGCGCGCGCACTTAAAGGGAATTCCCGACTTCCGGTCTGGTTCAAAGTAAGAGTCGTCCAATCAACGGACGCTGTCTATAAATAAACAACGCCTATAAATATCGGATTATATAGAAAGAGAGCGAAAAAGTCAGTTTGGAAAGAAAGTGTTGAAAAGTAGACTACTATAGAGTTAGTAATAGAGCCAGTAATTGGAAGatatttcataaaatattttattttgtatagatcAAAATGTTATTCtagtgaaaaataatgttctGTTATCatagtgaaaaataatgttttcagaTCATGTTCAAAAAGATCAGCTCAGTATATTTTCTCACACCCTAGGGTGCATATGTACCCGTTAAAATGTGCTCTGTTGAGCCACTCACATTACTGCTGCCAGATGGGTGCAATTTACTAATCTTGACACCTTTGTCTCAGTGAACTTGCCTGACATCCTGATATTCTGCTTGTGCCTTGTGTACTTTCTAGACCCACTCTCTTCTTTTGGATACTATTCAAAACACCCTTATCTAAAGCAACTTACATccatacaattgagggttaagggccttgctccggGGCCCAGCACTcacagcttggtggtcctgggattcaatCTCATAACCTTATCAGTCGTCTAAAGCCTAGAGCTACCACTACAGTTTTTGCCTAAGAGTAATGATTCATAATAATTATTAcacattgataaaaaaaattagattaaCAAACAATTTGTCTGACTTTTTTTAagtaggaataaaaaaatattgtgtgctgtataagaaaatatttaatgatatgGTGCCATAATACAATTCACACAAAAGTTAATTATATTCCAAAAaggttgtttttattcattgtgTACCACAGGAATTTGTcgatcattttcattttattaattttaaacaccttttctgtgtttattgtgcATTTACTATTGTGGAATGACCGCAAGGCAATTTGCTTTCTGTTATTACATAGGCTTCAACAACTTTTTTGTTTACAAGCTtttttgaagttaataagacaaaaacaaaaaaggtcaaAATAAGTGCATCAATATAGCAGAACTGTTATGGTAAATGAATCACCACCTTCTGACAAACCAGATTCAAGATTTGTACAGGGttgtttgtataataataataataataataataataataataataataataataataataataataataataataatgggggggggggggcacggtggcttagtggttagcacgtttgcctcacacctccagggttggaggttcgattcccggctccgccctgtgtgtgtggagtttgcatgttcaacccgggcctctggggtttcctccggtactccggtttccaggtccaaagacatgcatggtaggttaattggcatctctagaattgtccgtagtatgtgattgtgtgagtgaatgagagtgtgtgtgccctgcgatgggttggcacaggctccccgtgacctgagaagtttggataagcggtagaaaatgaatgaatgaatgatgatgatgatgatgatgataatgataataataataatgataataataatgataataataattattatcattattattatcatgtattattattactatgattattatttatttttacaattattacaaaCCCATATCCCAAGACACAGACCTTTCAAAAGCTGATTAAATTTGTGCTCCTATTAGAAACTGCAGTGTAAGAACAGGGACTTTTAAGTTGAAATGCGCCTGAAATGGCTGTGTCTTCCGACGCTTATTTTGGGCTTTTACGATGAACGACGCACTCAGATCTGCATCAGACTTCCGGAAGTCAAAAAATAACCTGACATGACATTCTACTTATATGGACTTATTATAAATTATGACGGTGTGTGTGGGAATCCATGAtccttattcattcatttgatcAGAAAATTGTGGTTTTGAACACGTTTCATATTTAAATCTAGTATATTATCATTATGGCATATAATTATCTTTATTTGTGTGATGAAACATTCAATCACGTGTCATGATAAACACGATGGGAAATGGAGCCATAACTTAAGTACAAATACATCATCACAATCATTACCACACCTCATTTGATGGACCAGTTCATCTTATTGTCTATTTAACTATCATATATACTTGCAGGTTGGCTTTAATGAAATAAAGTAGCCAAAACAGCCATTTGGGGATAAGACCCATAAACTACAACATATAACCTGAACATGACTTTTTGGACATGAACATTGAACATGACTTTTTAGCCTACTGTTAGGACAGAAGGGTTTTTATGGTGTCCAATCTAATCCAATCGTAAATGCTGTTAGTTGATGGATGCCCAATCTTCGGGGCTGGTGTGGGTACAGGTCTTCAGGTGATTTAGTCCTTCAATAGACTCAAGTGTGGCTTGAATCGAATGAAACCTTGTACACCTTTGTTTTGTGACGTCATAAGTACCTTTAGGAATTATATTAGACTACAACTCTGCTCTGATTTGTAGATTTCTCTGAGGTTTGAAAGCCAGAGCTATGAACAAGCTGCCAAACAAAGGTTACGTCCTAaccacacagactgctctcaTACTAAGTAGAGTACAGTTTGTTTGGTTAGAACGCAGTCGTATAGGTTTTTTGGCCTTGGATGTAACCAGTGGATCATTGAAATGGGATTCATCATAAAATAGTATCTTTTTAGCACTTGTTAATCTTCAAGCCACCCTGTTTGTCTAATTGCGTCAGCAGGATAATTAGGCTTCTTACATCATAGCTTACATAAAAATAGGTTGTCCTCGAAAGCAACGTAACTGGGACTCCATGTCATGAAAATATACCAAGAGTGTACAGCAGAGGGCGAAAGTTTCACtcattagaataataataataataataataataataataataataataataataataataataataatggtgataataataacaacaacaacaacaataataataataataatagtggtgataataataatagtggtgataataataatagtggtgataataataataataataataataataataataataataatgatggttAATCTGAGAGGTATATATGTATCAAACACTATTAATATTCTAACTCAAATAAACCTTGTATTGTTTAAACTCACTGGTGTTGTTTATGAGCTGCACACGAATGACACATTAGTGTCGATAAACCAGAAATGGCTTTTAACTCTCTAACTTTTAACTGGGGTTTATTTATgctctgttctgattggtcattcAGTACAGATGTTTCATTCCCAAGCCTATATTAGTGAATTAAAACACGCAACATAATCGCTGGTTAATATCCgctattatgatgatgataatgatgatgatgatgatgatggtgattatgatgatgataattattattattattattattgtattaatactattttatttatatttattttgaggTATTTGTAGTTATAGTGgtctattgttgttgttgttgcttgaGTTACTCAAGCGCAGTCTATATGACTGAACAGTGCTGTTGTGGGACAGGGAATTGAGTCGTTTCCCTCCAGTACACATTTTACAGGGTGGGTTGGTTTTCGAAGGCGAGACAAAGGCCCTGTAGTTGATTGGCTCCCTTTATGCGCGAGCTCCCCGTCAGCTCTCTCGCCCAGTCCCTGCTCCATTCACATGTAAATCAGGCTCCATAAATGCACCCCTTGGTCGCCCACTTTTGCACAATACCCGCCTCGCTTGTTAGTACCGTGTGTAGACCTTTGTTTCAGACTGCGCTCGCCAGCCATCTGCCCTCCATTCAGGAGTTTTAACGGCATTGCCTCGGATATCGGAAACAGCAATATGGCCCCTGCATCCCGCAATGGCAAGAGTGAGGATGACTACTGTGGGATCAAAGGAGACCGAAAGGTACGAACGGTTCTGTGTTACCTTTCTATCGTGCCCGACTTTTGGTGGTGTTTGTAACGATGCTTAattctatattataatattgcaTTTGTGCAGACGAGAAAGCCCTTGGTGGAGAAAAAGAGGCGCGCCCGCATTAATGAAAGTTTACAGGAGCTGCGACTGCTACTAACAGACTCAGACGTAAGTCACGTTCATCACTTTATCAACTTGGACGCCTACACGTATCCTGACAGCTCGTTTTCTGCATAACGAGGACGCAAACTTACGCTCACGCTCTTTGTGTCATCCTTAGGCGCATACAAAGATGGAGAACGCTGAAGTCCTGGAAATGACCGTGAAACACGTGGAAAGTATTCTTCAAAACAGAGCAAAAGGTGAGTTCTGGATGGGCATGTAACATGGAGTTGGCACTGCATGCACAAGTCTTAAATCAAAGCCTGAAATGTACTGATTTGGAGATTCAGACTTtcacatgtttgtgtttgctccAGCAGCTGACAGCATCACTCGTGAGGCCAGTGAGCGTTTCGCTGCAGGTTATATTCAGTGTATGCATGAAGTGCACACGTTCGTGTCCAGCTGTCCTGGTATTGATGCCACCATCGCTGCGGACCTGCTCAACCATCTGCTGGAGTGTATGCCTCTGAACGATGAAGATCGCTTCCAAGACCTGCTTTCTGATTTAATGGGAGACTGTGGGAACGGTGGTGCTTGGCCAGGTGAGGGGATGTACGCCGTGCTTTCCCCACGTGAAGGAAGTGCCAATGGCAGACCTACGGATCTCTCACCGTCTCCATCCAGCACATTAAGTGATGATCTGTGCTCTGACATCGACGAGACTGACACCGAGCACAGTCACGTAGACAGTCGGGACAATCAGGATAATCTGCCCACTGTATTTTACTCTAAATCTGTTTGGAGGCCTTGGTAGAGCTGGTCATAACCCTTGATACAGCCGTGAAATGTATGCAACAGAACCTGTGTAGCTGTTAGTGCACAAGTTATTATGTAGCTCAGAAAGACTGGACATGTGTGAGATTTTAGCTTGTAATGAGAGATGTCTTTAACAGTTCTGAAAAGCTCTTCATGGTGAAACAGCCTCTTGTCAACCTAACAACACTGCAACATCAGCATCTTTGTAgcgtatttaaatgtttttgtataagCTAAATTAAGACGACACTGTTTTGATGAGTATTTCTTGGAAGTGCTTATCTGTATCTTATTATTGTAgacaagaaaatgtaaatatttcattgttGCTGTAGATATATTGATTACCTATGcgttttcttcattaaaaaacatcaacacccatgtcttatttttatttcttttttaaaatcattatcTTGTTGGACAACTGTAGACTCTTTATCACACTcctaagtgtgtgtggggtaaaaaaaaaaaaacagaagcaaggACGTCTCATAACAGAACTGGTGTGGCTCTTAATAAAAGTAATCAAACTTCACACACTTGCTGGCACACACTTGAATAGGCTtctttgacagaaaaaaatttacaaTTGAAATAAGCAGAGGTCAAGAGCACATGGGGAGCATCGTTCCCACACTTTGCTTATGCAGACTAAAGGTGAGAAAGTACTCTTTGGAGTTTGCAGGAAACCCCACACCTCTGATGGTCTACTCCTGAGCTGACAAACCCAGCTGTCATTCTTTCAAAGCCTTTTGGGGCTTGACTGGCTCACACATTATAAAATACTGTGGTCATGGATAATACAGGTTTGTAGGAAATAGAAAAAGTAGCATATAAATTAAAGTGAGCTATTTCTGATGTACTATTACACTAAACAAGAGCTTCAAACTATTTTGACAAGGTATTTTATATGGTAGCCAGCTGCCTGTCAGATAAGCTACCTAAAATCTTCATAAGTGTTATTCTTGATAGAAACCAGGATGAACAGAACTTTTAAGACGGATCATAATGTCAGCCAATATCCTTTTCAGAGTATGTCCTTATACTGTAATTAAATCACAGACCATTAGCTACATTTTCACAGCACTGTTCTTACTCTGGGTCAGGCCAAGGACTTCAATCAACTACATATAATTTTGGATAAAATTTAGGCCAGTAAAACAGATAAACCTATATGAAGAGTGAAGAACTatataaaatgaagagaacTAAACCGGACATCAATCTCTTCGATTATAGGGATGAATTGATACATGAAACAAGCCAAAACGGGCCTAGACATACACCGAGGTACAACAGACCCAGAAACAGACATAGGCTTACTTTAGTtttcaaaacagacaaaaggcTATTAGTTCAAAGCAATACTAAAACATGatcacattttcaaaaattcaaataaacattgtttttcaaatatttcataTGGATACCATCAATATGGTATCACTAATATGGTAAACTGAGTAGGCTTAGTAACAAGCAATTTTccaattgtaccagctctgattgtaCCAGTCTTCCGTGCCATgcagattttggacctccactgagacgaggctgATTctatgaggatcctgaggcatctagagatgttccagctccagttagactcttctatactaaagaggagataccaactccatgtggtctttgaggacaacaatctcatCATACAACATttaccatactgtatatttatttataatcacaccctccagtgtcacccacatgagtaTGAGGTtctcctttgagtctggttcctctcaaggttttttcctttacatttcaagggagtttttttgACCCCACAGTCATTACTATACCTCAGTCACCCCAGAATTattcattagggataaaaacaaacacatttaaatatatccaacattaatcttaattttttttgtattatattaatctttataataaccttttgttctatgtttaagttctgtaaagctgctttcagacaatgtcgattgtaaaaaaaaaaaaaaaaggaaataaatttgaatcgaATCGAATCGATTCTGAAGAACTAATATCATGACCTACTGGCGTATTAACTGGATACTAGTTTGTAGTGTGGAATAAAAACGTATTAACCGTTTTCAAATCCACATAAGAATCTTCGCGGTCTGTTGTCAGCTTGTACTCCTCTGATCAGAAAAGACTATAGAGGCGTCTGTGAGGTGCCGACTTTAGTGCCGTCCGGACTTTAACACCTCTTCCTCAAATTGGCTGAGGTGTGAACGACACTCACGTCCCTTTCATCAAAGGCAGCCGCATCCTCTTCACGTCGCTTCCAGTCTCTGCGCCCTCAGCGACGCTTAAAGGGCTACTAAAAGACAAGAGGCTGTACACCGGAACAGCGttgtcataaaaaaacaaacaaacaaacaaaaaaaatactaggAAATGTCGCTagacacaaaaaagcaagctaCGCACTTCATTTTGAACATATGGCATCCAAACGGCtcgagttacacacacacacacacacaccacacacacacacacacacatacacacacacagacacacacagacacacacagacacacacacacacacacacacacacacacacacacacacacacacacacacacacacacacacacacacacacacacacacacacacagctccaatgGTAACCTCAGCAGCATCTCATTCAATCATCTGTCTCTTAGCTCACTTTGGGTCTTAGTTTCATTGTATTGAAACTTACCACAAAGATTACAAAGTgcaaaatgcaaacaaacaaaaaacctccaATCAAGTCGAGAATATTTTTCtcttaaaaataacattttattctttaaaacaaTCAATTCCTTTAGAACATTTGacacacaaaagacatttgCTTTAGCCTACAGTGAACTGTCTTAAGTTTAAGTgtagattaaaagaaaaagaaaaaatcaatcaataactATTGTTAGCAAACTCACCAGTTGAcccacaaccccccccccaacaaaaATATAGACTTTGTGTTAAAAGTGCTGTGCTAATAAGGGAGgaaaatatattcaatataatttatattcaaATGTTAATTTAGTACAATAAGAAGCTGAAGTGGTCATAACTTTAGACATTGGAtatgctatctatctatctatctatctatctatctatctatctatctatctatctatctatctatctatctatctatctatctatctatctatctatctatctatctatctatctatctatctattccaATGTCTAAAAGTTTCAGCtagattttgatttgatttcataTATATAGTTTCTttcctgggggaaaaaaatgaaacctttTTTGATCAGTACCACAACTGTCTGAAAACAGGTTCCTCTATAATCTTCTTCAACGGACAGTCGTATACAGTAACATAGAAAAATATACTAAACTATTTTCATTGAGATTCTTGTGTTTAGGGTTTAATGAAGCATAAAGCTTAAGCTTCAGTATTTAGCTGCCAAGTTGTGTTTTCTCCTCTGATTTTCCCGATTAGTGTCGTAGCTGATAAGATACACGTTTACTAATAATCGCTGAagtgaaaaagatttttttccttttccagcAGAAATGCTTCTTGACCGTCTTTACAAATACAAGTTGTTGAGGTATTCATGGACATTTGTAGGTTTAATGaatataacacaaaatatgACTATGAATATGTAGtttttaagatttaaataaatataaatttaagaaatacagataaatataaacacatttcaaCAAATACGTTTCAGTCACAAGGACATTGTCTTATAACAACTTGGAGTCTaagaatttcacacacacacacacacgcacgcacgcacaagcacacgcaTGCAAGCACACACCCCTCAGAGAACTCAAAAGTGATGAACTCATAACTTCAAAATCAAAAGTTCCTTACatctaaacatataaacatatatgaaatctgaaaggaataaaaaaaataacacaagctTCCTGTTCAgatcagcactgtgtgtgtgtgtgtgtgtgtacaagctCTTCATTACGTCTGGTCATGTGCGGGGGCTGTGACATCACTGACTTCAGATTCTCCCATGTGCAGGTCTGGGAGCTCCTCCTCAACCGGCGTCTCTGTGACTCCTTTACAGCCAATACACGCCTTCACAACATGTAACAGATAACACACATTTAGCTTACCTCTGTCCTACACCAACATCCGCACAGTAATTACAGAACATGTATAGACTGTcaagcttatttatttttttcacacaaatataGGAGAAGaagccttgattttttttaaagagaaaattACCCTATAGTGAGATTTGCATGTGAGTGAAATTGACTGTAAAATTTTTTAACCGAATATGCCATATGTTTCTTAGAAATGTGACAAATATATGCCCTTTTTTAATCTTTCGGTCATTACAATAATTTAAGGCAGCATTTTAAACATATACTGAAAAAGAGATAAGAGACTCCTGAGCATTTAACTATTAAATGTTTGTCCTCCTTTTGGAAATTTAGGTTTAAAATGAAACCATGTGTTTTTGAACCAAGGTAAACATTCAGCTTTCTTAATTGAAACTAAGTAAGAAAAATTATTACCAGTTcttctatattatatacaacTTATACTACTTATCAAAATGCAGAACTGGGAGAAGTGTTTGAGGTTTTAggtaaattaaatatattggCTTTATATTTTTGTCACTTAAATGATGCTTTTTGGACTAGATATAAAATACCCATCTGGCTGTGTGAGAAGTGCTTTTGTATTCACCTCAATGTTAATGGCTTTGGGTAGACCGCCTCCTCTCACCCAGGGATGAACCTCAGCCAGCTCTCTCTTCTGCTCCTCAGAAAACCGTGGCTGACTCTTCTGCATCTGCCTCAGTTTCTCCCGGTCATCCTGCAACACTTGCTGGATATCACTGAAGAAACAAAGACAGGCAGAAAAATCTTGTgaatatacataaaaacatatttttccaACTGAACATGAGGCAATCATATTATTAAATTTGGAAAAATTTAATTAGTGCTTTGTATCACATAAACACCAAGAGCTGAAAATCTCAGAGAATCTCCTTTTTTGATCTTGGCTGTGTGCTTAGGGTCGTTGACCTGTTGGAAAAAGAGCCTTCACCCCAGTCTGACATCAAGGATGTCACTGTACGTTGCTGAATTCATCTTTCCCCTTCGATTCCGACTAGTCTCTCAGTTCCTGTTACTAAAATAGATCCCCACAGcttgatgctgccaccaccatgcttcactgtaggGGTTGTATTAGCCAGGTGATGAGCAGTGCCTGGTTTCTTCCAGACATGCTTGCTGGCACACACTTGAATAGGCTtctttgacagaaaaaaatttacaaTTGAAATAAGCAGAGGTCAAGAGCACATGGGGAGCATCGTTCCCTAAAAATCTCAGAGAATCTCCTTTTTTGATCTTGGCTGTGTGCTTAGGGTCGTTGACCTGTTGGAAAAAGAGCCTTCACCCCAGTCTGACATCAAGGATGTCACTGTACGTTGCTGAATTCATCTTTCCCCTCGATTCCGACTAGTCTCTCAGTTCCTGTTACTAAAATAGATCCCCACAGcttgatgctgccaccaccatgcttcactgtaggGGTGGTATTAGCCAGGTGATGAGCAGTGCCTGGTTTCTTCCAGACATGACGCTTGCtaggcaagtcgtggcctaatggttagagagtctgactcgtaatcctaaggttgtgggttcgagtctcgggccggccacgactgaggtgcccttgagcgaggcaccgaaccccccaactgctccccgggcgccgcagcataaatggctgcccactgctccgggtgtgtgttcatggtgtgtgtgttcactgctgtgtgtgtgcactttggatgggtcaaatgcagagaacgaattctgagtatgggtcaccgtacttagccgtatgtcacttcactttattCAGGCCAAAGAGTTCAAAAGTTTGTTTTAATACACCAGAGCATTTTGTTTCTCATGGTCTGAGAGTCCTTCAGGTGCCTTTTGGCAAAATCCAGGTGGGGAAAATGCTGGAACTCTGTCATAGTG
This window contains:
- the hes6 gene encoding transcription cofactor HES-6 isoform X1; this translates as MAPASRNGKSEDDYCGIKGDRKTRKPLVEKKRRARINESLQELRLLLTDSDAHTKMENAEVLEMTVKHVESILQNRAKAADSITREASERFAAGYIQCMHEVHTFVSSCPGIDATIAADLLNHLLECMPLNDEDRFQDLLSDLMGDCGNGGAWPGEGMYAVLSPREGSANGRPTDLSPSPSSTLSDDLCSDIDETDTEHSHVDSRDNQDNLPTVFYSKSVWRPW
- the hes6 gene encoding transcription cofactor HES-6 isoform X2; amino-acid sequence: MAPASRNGKSEDDYCGIKGDRKTRKPLVEKKRRARINESLQELRLLLTDSDAHTKMENAEVLEMTVKHVESILQNRAKADSITREASERFAAGYIQCMHEVHTFVSSCPGIDATIAADLLNHLLECMPLNDEDRFQDLLSDLMGDCGNGGAWPGEGMYAVLSPREGSANGRPTDLSPSPSSTLSDDLCSDIDETDTEHSHVDSRDNQDNLPTVFYSKSVWRPW